A stretch of Geotrypetes seraphini chromosome 2, aGeoSer1.1, whole genome shotgun sequence DNA encodes these proteins:
- the BAMBI gene encoding BMP and activin membrane-bound inhibitor homolog, with protein sequence MDRRCAFLSLWLQLELCAMAVLLSKGEIRCYCDSPHCVATGYMCKSELNACFSRLLDPQNTNSPLTQGCLDSLATTVDLCQANRAENHTGTTVPTLECCHEDMCNYRGLHDVLSHPRETSGQGRGYQHENGRHLVTKVQELTSSRELWFRAAVIAVPIAGGLILVLLIMLALRMLRSENKRLQDQRQQMLSRLHYSFHGHNAKRGQLGKLDLECMVPVTGHENCCMTCDKVRPTDLGHDKILSLVHWGMYSGHGKLEFV encoded by the exons ATGGATCGCCGCTGCGCTTTTCTCTCCCTCTGGTTGCAACTTGAGCTGTGTGCCATGGCCGTACTCCTGAGCAAAG gtgaAATTCGATGTTACTGTGATTCTCCGCACTGTGTTGCAACTGGCTACATGTGCAAATCGGAACTGAACGCCTGCTTTTCCAGGCTGCTTGATCCCCAGAACACGAATTCCCCTCTTACCCAAGGCTGCTTGGACTCTCTTGCCACTACAGTAGACCTGTGCCAAGCTAATAGGGCTGAAAACCACACAGGCACCACAGTGCCCACACTGGAATGCTGTCACGAAGATATGTGCAATTACAGGGGACTGCATGATGTTCTCTCTCATCCCCGTGAGACTTCAG GTCAAGGAAGAGGATATCAGCATGAGAACGGCAGACACCTGGTCACCAAAGTTCAGGAGCTGACATCTTCAAGAGAGCTGTGGTTCCGGGCAGCGGTGATAGCCGTTCCCATCGCCGGGGGCTTGATTCTGGTGCTGCTCATCATGCTAGCCCTACGGATGCTTCGCAGTGAGAACAAGAGACTTCAAGATCAGCGGCAGCAAATGCTCTCTCGCTTGCACTACAGCTTTCATGGGCATAATGCGAAGAGGGGACAGTTGGGAAAGTTAGACTTGGAATGCATGGTGCCTGTGACGGGACACGAGAACTGCTGTATGACCTGTGATAAAGTGAGACCAACGGACCTCGGCCATGACAAAATTCTTTCACTGGTGCATTGGGGAATGTACAGCGGACATGGAAAGCTGGAATTTGTATGA